The following proteins are encoded in a genomic region of Cryptomeria japonica chromosome 11, Sugi_1.0, whole genome shotgun sequence:
- the LOC131037001 gene encoding ricin B-like lectin R40G3 yields the protein MAYYQQYESPRYPNDCEGGCGQQQNYGYNQSEYNYSEQQRHHSLPQGQIVKVCSKANPDYALGIRDGRATLVYYNPSDPTQQWVKDESWSNRVRDTVGHPAFGLVNKATGQALRHAPAACQEVLLTKYEGGSYDESVLWSESEDMGYGYRTIRMANDIGLNLDAFQGDRKHGGIEEGTKVVLWKWNKQDNQLWKISPSY from the exons ATGGCATACTACCAGCAGTATGAGAGCCCAAGATACCCAAATGACTGTGAAGGAGGGTGTGGCCAACAGCAGAACTATGGTTACAATCAGTCCGAGTACAATTACAGTGAGCAACAGAGGCACCACAGCCTTCCACAGGGACAGATTGTGAAGGTCTGCTCTAAGGCCAATCCTGACTATGCTCTGGGTATCAGAGATGGCAGGGCAACGCTTGTTTACTATAATCCCAGTGACCCAACACAG CAATGGGTGAAGGATGAGTCATGGAGCAACCGTGTGAGGGACACGGTGGGCCATCCAGCCTTTGGGCTTGTGAACAAAGCCACTGGGCAGGCCCTTCGTCATGCCCCTGCTGCATGCCAGGAG GTGTTGCTGACCAAGTACGAGGGTGGTTCCTATGATGAGAGTGTGCTGTGGAGTGAGAGTGAGGACATGGGATATGGATACAGGACCATAAGGATGGCAAATGATATTGGCCTCAACTTGGATGCATTCCAGGGTGATAGGAAGCATGGAGGCATCGAAGAGGGCACTAAAGTTGTGCTGTGGAAGTGG